A part of Ptychodera flava strain L36383 chromosome 11, AS_Pfla_20210202, whole genome shotgun sequence genomic DNA contains:
- the LOC139143489 gene encoding mesotocin receptor-like, producing the protein MENYVALGTASLFGQNQRGYSDLFENQTANISTFASSNSTESSISFSDITEDMNSTAVRKITRDEKLAKIEILQQIAVFVLALIGNLCVLVTLWRKRRTMTRMHVFIMHLSIADLISIFFGVLPQLIWDITFEFMAPDFVCRLMKYVQVVGMYLPTYVLVMTALDRYMAICHPMSGMKGTRARVRIMIGTAWVMSLVFSIPQIFIFHLAHITPDFTYCKSQSWFAKGQSIYTTSVAVLVYFLPTFILAWAYGMIWREVWRNAQLKSQWENKAKGPTYANGHAHSYSNSLRNGDLKPSGRANIMPRTHYAGRGITKAKIKMAKMTLVIVIVYFLCWTPFFAVQLWAAWDTNPNIEAPLVVTLQIMATLNSCTNPWIYMAFSGNLLHELKRLCCGRRISLFGRSGTMNSSDREYRYGSARFYKTPATRTGSCTTAVSLMHRTACVNFAGQYNYEGDAHPVISTSSDSQSRARDSSSLPTTPTTPEPKASPAYRLKKVVDGRNLEMFTSV; encoded by the exons ATGGAGAACTATGTTGCATTGGGAACGGCAAGTCTTTTCGGTCAAAATCAACGCGGTTACAGCGATTTGTTTGAGAACCAGACGGCGAACATTTCCACCTTTGCCAGCAGCAACAGTACAGAATCGTCGATTTCATTCTCCGACATAACAGAGGACATGAATTCAACGGCCGTGAGAAAGATAACCCGAGATGAAAAACTGGCGAAAATCGAGATCCTGCAGCAGATTGCCGTATTCGTTTTGGCCCTCATCGGGAACCTGTGTGTTCTGGTGACTCTCTGGCGAAAACGCAGGACAATGACACGTATGCATGTATTTATAATGCATCTCAGCATAGCTGACCTCATTAGCATTTTCTTTGGTGTGTTACCCCAGTTGATCTGGGACATCACCTTCGAGTTCATGGCACCGGATTTCGTCTGCCGCCTGATGAAGTATGTGCAAGTAGTCGGCATGTATTTACCGACCTACGTCTTGGTGATGACAGCTCTGGACAGATACATGGCAATTTGCCATCCCATGTCAGGAATGAAAGGAACACGGGCGCGCGTGCGCATCATGATCGGAACGGCGTGGGTGATGTCACTCGTCTTCAGCATTCCACAGATATTTATCTTTCACCTCGCCCATATAACCCCTGACTTCACCTACTGCAAGTCCCAGTCATGGTTCGCCAAGGGGCAAAGCATTTACACCACTTCCGTTGCCGTCCTCGTGTACTTTCTCCCGACCTTCATCCTGGCATGGGCCTACGGAATGATATGGAGAGAAGTGTGGAGAAACGCCCAGTTGAAATCGCAGTGGGAGAACAAAGCCAAAGGACCTACATACGCAAACGGACATGCCCATAGCTACTCAAACAGTCTAAGAAACGGGGACTTAAAGCCCAGTGGCAGAGCCAACATCATGCCCAGGACACATTATGCGGGAAGGGGGATCACAAAAGCAAAGATCAAGATGGCCAAAATGACACTTGTCATtgttattgtatattttttatgttGGACTCCATTCTTTGCCGTCCAGCTTTGGGCAGCCTGGGATACTAATCCTAACATCGAAG CGCCTTTGGTGGTcactttacaaataatggcGACGTTGAATAGCTGTACAAACCCTTGGATCTACATGGCGTTCAGCGGTAACCTGCTCCATGAGCTGAAGAGGCTGTGCTGTGGTCGCAGAATCAGCCTTTTCGGTCGCTCTGGCACCATGAATTCTAGCGACCGAGAGTATCGCTATGGCTCTGCACGGTTTTACAAGACGCCGGCGACAAGGACTGGTTCCTGCACGACGGCAGTGTCGCTCATGCACAGGACGGCGTGCGTGAATTTCGCCGGCCAATACAATTACGAAGGGGACGCCCATCCGGTCATATCAACGTCATCAGACTCCCAATCAAGGGCAAGAGATTCCTCGTCGTTGCCGACCACACCCACAACGCCTGAACCAAAGGCGTCGCCAGCTTACCGACTGAAGAAAGTAGTCGATGGTCGAAACTTAGAAATGTTCACGTCTGTGTGA
- the LOC139144331 gene encoding uncharacterized protein produces MSGLVNDETTYVRLRNDPTRRVKNKLVNTLKRWKKDNKIDSKLYNKLYPTSEVVPKLYGLPKIHKKDSPLRPIVSSIGGVMYSTAKYLATVIGPLAGKTEHHIINSTDFVQKIKGLEVPPGQKLISYDVSALFTSIPVDQALHVIKDRLERDNTLSDRCDLSVEQIEELLRLCLNSTYFIYDGQLFQQKQGAAMGSPVSPIVANLYMEHFERRALETACNPPSLWYRYVDDTFTRLGDLDVDEFSQHLNSIDPHIKFTSEQEQDRRLPFLDTCIHINDDGSTKVTVYRKPTHTDQYLNFKSNHHLEHKRSVVRTLFHRAQSIVTETQDKQKEVEHVKRALRTNGYPEWMFRIPRKKDKPKDTDKSKKVNINVGITYVRGTSEVLQRAFKSHGINMYHRPFNSMRQILTHVKDRTEKLKKCGVIYRVKCEVCNQDYIGETARQLGTRLAEHQSRETSAIYEHCKKTGHSINPDNVKIISCEDHCIKRRVEEAIEIKAQRPALNRDEGMEILAVYNALLRSADRLRHRTIHNDTTADEG; encoded by the coding sequence ATGAGCGGGTTAGTGAACGACGAGACCACGTATGTAAGACTCAGAAATGACCCCACAAGAAGAGTAAAAAACAAGTTAGTCAACACCTTGAAGAGATGGAAGAAAGACAATAAAATCGACTCTAAATTGTACAACAAATTGTATCCTACATCAGAGGTAGTGCCTAAATTGTATGGCCTTCCGAAGATTCACAAGAAGGATTCACCTCTCCGCCCTATAGTTTCCAGCATTGGTGGTGTTATGTATAGTACGGCAAAATACCTAGCCACTGTCATCGGCCCTTTGGCTGGAAAAACTGAACACCACATCATTAACAGCACTGactttgttcaaaaaattaaagGGTTGGAGGTTCCACCAGGACAGAAGCTAATCTCATATGATGTGTCAGCCCTATTTACCAGCATTCCAGTAGACCAAGCCCTACATGTTATTAAAGACAGGTTAGAGAGGGATAACACCTTGAGTGACAGATGTGACCTGAGTGTGGAACAAATTGAGGAACTACTACGCCTGTGCCTGAATAGTACATATTTCATCTATGATGGCCAGCTTTTCCAACAAAAACAAGGGGCGGCGATGGGTTCTCCAGTTTCTCCAATTGTTGCCAACTTGTACATGGAGCATTTTGAAAGGAGAGCCCTGGAAACAGCATGTAACCCACCATCATTATGGTATAGGTATGTTGATGACACATTCACCCGTCTAGGTGACCTTGACGTGGATGAATTTTCCCAACATCTGAATTCCATAGATCCACATATTAAATTTACATCTGAACAGGAACAGGACAGAAGACTACCGTTTTTGGATACGTGTATTCACATCAATGATGATGGCTCCACTAAAGTTACAGTGTACAGAAAACCTACCCACACAGATCAATATCTCAATTTTAAATCCAATCATCATCTCGAACACAAAAGATCAGTGGTCAGGACATTGTTTCACAGGGCTCAATCAATAGTCACAGAAACACAAGATAAGCAAAAAGAAGTTGAACACGTCAAGAGAGCTCTCAGAACCAATGGATACCCAGAGTGGATGTTTAGGATTCCCAGAAAGAAGGATAAACCCAAGGACACAGACAAATCAAAGAAAGTCAACATCAATGTAGGCATTACGTATGTGAGAGGCACTTCTGAAGTGTTACAGAGGGCTTTTAAATCCCATGGCATCAACATGTACCATAGGCCATTCAACTCCATGCGACAAATACTTACCCACGTCAAAGACAGAACggaaaagctaaaaaagtgtgGTGTAATTTATCGTGTTAAGTGTGAAGTCTGTAACCAGGATTATATCGGGGAAACTGCTAGACAACTAGGAACGAGACTCGCGGAACATCAGAGTCGAGAAACCTCTGCAATTTATGAACACTGCAAGAAGACAGGACATTCAATCAATCCTGACAATGTCAAGATCATCTCATGCGAAGATCATTGCATCAAACGCAGAGTGGAAGAGGCTATTGAAATCAAAGCACAACGGCCAGCCCTCAATAGGGATGAAGGGATGGAAATTCTAGCAGTTTACAATGCCCTCCTGCGGTCAGCAGACCGGTTACGTCATCGTACTATTCACAATGACACAACAGCTGATGAAGGCTGA
- the LOC139143490 gene encoding mesotocin receptor-like, which yields MMEDYVPLGTAGLFGVNQRDYSELFENQRATISSYATSTSTEWSMSLANIAAEDANSTAVKNITRDEKLARIEILEQTVVFVLALIGNLCVLVTLWRKRRTMTRMHVFIMHLSIADLISIFFGVLPQLIWDITFEFMAPDFVCRLMKYVQVVGMYLPTYVLVMTALDRYMAICHPMSGMKGTRARVRFMIGTAWMMSLAFSIPQIFIFNLVYITPDFTYCKSQSWFVKGQGIYTTCVAVLVYFLPTIILAWAYGMIWREVWRNAQLKSQWENKGQRPTYVNSHAHSYSNSLRNGDLQSNARGNLMPRTHYAGRGITKAKIKMAKMTLVIVIVYFLCWTPFFAVQLWMVWDTNPNIEAPLVVTLQIMATLNSCTNPWIYMAFSGNLLHELKRLCCGRRISLFGRSGTMNYDYRYGSARFYKTAVTRTGSCTTPVSLMHRTACVNFAGPYHSDGDIAPAVSTSSDSQSRARDSSSSLPITPTKPEPKVSPASRLKKVVDRRYVEMFTSV from the exons ATGATGGAGGACTATGTTCCGTTAGGAACGGCTGGTCTCTTTGGTGTAAACCAGCGTGATTACAGCGAACTATTTGAAAACCAGAGAGCCACCATTTCCTCGTACGCTACCAGTACCAGCACGGAATGGTCCATGTCTCTCGCCAACATAGCGGCGGAGGACGCGAATTCAACGGCCGTGAAAAATATAACACGTGATGAAAAACTTGCAAGAATTGAAATCCTGGAGCAAACTGTCGTATTTGTTCTGGCCCTCATTGGGAACCTGTGTGTCCTAGTGACTCTCTGGCGAAAACGCAGGACGATGACACGTATGCATGTATTTATAATGCATCTCAGCATAGCTGACCTCATTAGCATTTTCTTTGGTGTGTTACCTCAGTTGATCTGGGACATCACCTTTGAGTTCATGGCACCGGATTTCGTCTGCCGCCTGATGAAGTATGTGCAAGTAGTCGGTATGTATTTACCAACCTACGTCTTGGTGATGACAGCTCTGGACAGATACATGGCAATTTGCCATCCCATGTCAGGAATGAAAGGAACACGGGCACGCGTGCGCTTCATGATCGGAACGGCGTGGATGATGTCTCTTGCCTTCAGCATTCCCcagattttcatttttaaccTTGTCTATATAACTCCTGACTTTACATACTGCAAATCCCAATCTTGGTTCGTCAAGGGACAAGGCATTTACACCACTTGCGTCGCCGTCCTCGTGTACTTTCTCCCGACCATCATCCTAGCATGGGCCTACGGGATGATATGGAGAGAAGTGTGGAGAAACGCCCAGCTAAAATCACAGTGGGAGAACAAGGGTCAAAGACCTACCTATGTCAACAGTCATGCGCATAGCTACTCTAACAGTCTAAGAAACGGTGACTTACAGTCTAATGCTCGAGGCAATCTTATGCCCAGGACACATTATGCGGGAAGGGGAATCACAAAAGCAAAGATCAAGATGGCCAAAATGACACTTGTAATTGTTATTGTCTATTTCTTATGCTGGACTCCATTCTTTGCCGTCCAGCTTTGGATGGTGTGGGATACCAATCCTAACATTGAAG CGCCTTTGGTGGTcactttacaaataatggcGACGTTGAATAGCTGTACAAACCCGTGGATCTACATGGCGTTCAGCGGTAACCTGCTCCATGAGTTGAAGAGGCTGTGCTGTGGTCGCAGAATCAGCCTTTTCGGTCGCTCTGGCACAATGAATTATGACTATCGCTATGGCTCTGCACGGTTTTACAAGACGGCAGTAACAAGGACCGGGTCCTGCACGACGCCAGTGTCGCTCATGCACAGGACGGCATGCGTAAATTTCGCTGGCCCATACCACTCCGACGGGGACATCGCACCGGCCGTGTCGACATCATCAGACTCACAGTCTAGGGCGAGGGATTCCTCCTCCTCGCTACCGATCACACCCACGAAACCCGAACCAAAGGTTTCGCCGGCTAGCCGACTGAAGAAAGTAGTTGATAGAAGATACGTCGAAATGTTCACGTCTGTATGA